The Suricata suricatta isolate VVHF042 chromosome 4, meerkat_22Aug2017_6uvM2_HiC, whole genome shotgun sequence genome includes a region encoding these proteins:
- the DNAJC27 gene encoding dnaJ homolog subfamily C member 27 isoform X2: MEANMPKRKEPGKSLRIKVISMGNAEVGKSCIIKRYCEKRFVSKYLATIGIDYGVTKVQVRDREIKVNIFDMAGHPFFYEVRNEFYKDTQGVILVYDVGQKDSFDALDAWLAEMKHDLGPHGNMENIVFAVCANKIDCTKPRCVDESEGRLWAESKGFLYFETSAQTGEGIHEMFQTFYVSIVDLCENGGKRPVPNSSASFTKEQADAIRRIRNSKDSWDMLGVKPGASRDEVNKAYRKLAVLLHPDKCVAPGSEDAFKAVVNARTALLKNINLHLSIQGMVEDQVYQD; encoded by the exons ATGGAGGCTAACATGCCGAAGCGGAAGGAGCCCGGCAAGTCCCTGCGCATCAAAGTCATCTCCATGGGCAACGCCGAGGTGGGAAAA agctGTATCATAAAACGGTACTGTGAGAAAAGATTTGTGTCTAAATATCTTGCAACAATTGGAATTGACTATGGAGTCACAAA GGTACAAGTCAGAGACCGAGAAATCAAAGTTAACATCTTTGATATGGCTGGACATCCCTTCTTCTATGAG GTTCGTAATGAGTTCTACAAGGATACGCAGGGTGTAATACTGGTCTATGATGTGGGCCAGAAGGACTCCTTCGATGCCCTTGACGCTTGGCTGGCAGAGATGAAGCACGATCTGGGGCCTCACGGAAACATGGAGAATATCGTGTTTGCGGTGTGTGCCAACAAG ATTGACTGTACCAAGCCCCGCTGTGTGGATGAAAGTGAAGGACGTCTCTGGGCTGAAAGCAAAGGGTTCTTGTACTTTGAAACTTCGGCACAAACCGGAGAAGGAATCCATGAGATGTTCCAG ACCTTCTACGTATCCATAGTTGACTTATGTGAAAATGGCGGGAAACGCCCTGTCCCGAACAGCAGTGCTAGTTTCACCAAAGAACAAGCAGATGCCATTCGCAGAATTCGAAACAGTAAAGACAGCTGGGACATGTTGGGAGTCAAACCTGGGGCCTCAAG GGACGAGGTCAACAAAGCCTACCGGAAGCTGGCGGTGCTGCTTCACCCCGACAAGTGCGTGGCGCCTGGCAGTGAAGACGCCTTCAAAGCAGTCGTGAACGCCCGGACAGCCCTCCTGAAGAACATCAA TCTCCACCTCAGTATCCAAGGAATGGTTGAAGATCAAGTATATCAAGACTGA
- the DNAJC27 gene encoding dnaJ homolog subfamily C member 27 isoform X1 yields MEANMPKRKEPGKSLRIKVISMGNAEVGKSCIIKRYCEKRFVSKYLATIGIDYGVTKVQVRDREIKVNIFDMAGHPFFYEVRNEFYKDTQGVILVYDVGQKDSFDALDAWLAEMKHDLGPHGNMENIVFAVCANKIDCTKPRCVDESEGRLWAESKGFLYFETSAQTGEGIHEMFQTFYVSIVDLCENGGKRPVPNSSASFTKEQADAIRRIRNSKDSWDMLGVKPGASRDEVNKAYRKLAVLLHPDKCVAPGSEDAFKAVVNARTALLKNIKEGNNKNRSKPYQSPSKVSTSVSKEWLKIKYIKTDHSSRQNWSHRLTHFLINLSTLLVPLAATALR; encoded by the exons ATGGAGGCTAACATGCCGAAGCGGAAGGAGCCCGGCAAGTCCCTGCGCATCAAAGTCATCTCCATGGGCAACGCCGAGGTGGGAAAA agctGTATCATAAAACGGTACTGTGAGAAAAGATTTGTGTCTAAATATCTTGCAACAATTGGAATTGACTATGGAGTCACAAA GGTACAAGTCAGAGACCGAGAAATCAAAGTTAACATCTTTGATATGGCTGGACATCCCTTCTTCTATGAG GTTCGTAATGAGTTCTACAAGGATACGCAGGGTGTAATACTGGTCTATGATGTGGGCCAGAAGGACTCCTTCGATGCCCTTGACGCTTGGCTGGCAGAGATGAAGCACGATCTGGGGCCTCACGGAAACATGGAGAATATCGTGTTTGCGGTGTGTGCCAACAAG ATTGACTGTACCAAGCCCCGCTGTGTGGATGAAAGTGAAGGACGTCTCTGGGCTGAAAGCAAAGGGTTCTTGTACTTTGAAACTTCGGCACAAACCGGAGAAGGAATCCATGAGATGTTCCAG ACCTTCTACGTATCCATAGTTGACTTATGTGAAAATGGCGGGAAACGCCCTGTCCCGAACAGCAGTGCTAGTTTCACCAAAGAACAAGCAGATGCCATTCGCAGAATTCGAAACAGTAAAGACAGCTGGGACATGTTGGGAGTCAAACCTGGGGCCTCAAG GGACGAGGTCAACAAAGCCTACCGGAAGCTGGCGGTGCTGCTTCACCCCGACAAGTGCGTGGCGCCTGGCAGTGAAGACGCCTTCAAAGCAGTCGTGAACGCCCGGACAGCCCTCCTGAAGAACATCAA agaaggaaacaacaaaaacagaagcaaaccaTATCAAAGCCCCTCCAAAG TCTCCACCTCAGTATCCAAGGAATGGTTGAAGATCAAGTATATCAAGACTGACCATTCTTCCCGTCAGAACTGGTCTCACCGTTTGACCCATTTTCTCATCAATCTCAGCACGTTACTCGTACCATTAGCTGCGACCGCCCTGCGCTGA